The Bernardetia sp. ABR2-2B DNA window ATCTTCACGACGAGTTTCTGACTATCGAACAGAGAACATCTGTTGATGGTAGAAGCTGGAATATTTGGGAGCAAACAGCTTTTGATGGACACGTAAATATTGAAAATCACAAAGAAGCCAAGCGAATCACTTCAGTAGCTAGTTTTCTTCCTAAAGAAACACGTTTTATTCAATACAGAATTTCTTGGAAAATAGGAAGTGAGCAAACAGCAAGTATTGAAGATGTAGATGTCTCTTTTTATAGCCCAGGGGAAACTCCAAAACAAACGCTAAAAAAAGCGAAAGATGATATGACAAATTACATGCAAAGTGGTGGTTGTTCGCAGCCTCCTGTAGTTTCTCGTAGCAGTTGGGGCGCACGTTCTCCAAGAAGTAGTTATTCTTATACAAATGTTACGCATTTGGTAGTTCATCATGCGTATGGATATGATTGGAACGATGGTGCAGCAGCAGTTAGAGCTGTTCAAGATTTGCATCAAAATTCAAATGGTTGGTCAGATATTGGGTATAATTATTTGATTCATAAATCAGGTGTGATTTATCAAGGAAGACCAGAAAACGTAATTGGAGCGCATTTTTGTGGTTATAATTCTCGTACACAAGGAATTTGTATGTTAGGAACTTTTACAAGCCAAAATCCAACAAATGCAGCCATGACAAGTCTGAAAAAACTTTTAGCATGGAAGGCAGACAAAGAAGGAATCAATCCTTTAGGTTCTTCCTATCATTATTCGACAGGTGGAAATGTCAAAAATATTGCTGGTCATCGTGATGGTGGTGGCTGTACTTCTTGCCCTGGTAATTCGCTTTACTCACTTCTTCCAACAGTAAGAGCCGATGTAAATTCATTGATTCAAAATGATTGTGGTGGTACTCCTCCTCCTCCTCCTCCAACTAGCGATACTACTGCTCCAACGACAAGTATTTCTGCTCCAAACTCTGCAACAGATAATTTTACAGTAACTTTTACAGATGATGATAATGTAGGTGTAGTTCGTCGTTTTTATCAAGTTTTGGAATCAGTAAATGCTGAATGGAGAGGAAATAAAACTAAAGGTTTCTTTAATGATAACTTTGGAAATGTATCTATTCATTCGGATTATACAAAAGGATTGGGCGATTGGGAAGGCACTTGGTGGGAAACTTCTCAAGGGCGTTTGCGACAATCTAGCTTGAGTTCGAATACAGCTATGTCGACAGAGCTTTCTCAAACTCAAGGAAATGCGTATTTATATAATTTTGCAGCAAAAGTAAATAATACATCTGGAAATCGTCGTTTTGGAATGCACATTATGGCAAGTTCACAAACACAAAGAGAACGTGGAAATTCGTATCTAATTTGGTTTGCTACCGACGCAAATAAAGTTTATATATACGAAACGATAAATAACGTACTCTATAACCGTGCAAGTGCTACGCTTTCAACAGACAATAACTGGGCAGATTATAAAATTGCTTACAGTACAAACTCTGGAAAAATAGAAGTTTTCAAAAATGGTCAGCCTGTTTTGGATTGGACAGATGCTAGTCCACTTACTTCTGGTTCGTATATGTCTTTCCGTACCAATGGTGCATCGGTTGATTTTGATGACTTGAAAGTCTTCAAATCTCGTGGAACAAGCCAAACTGTCTTTGTAGGAACAACGGATTGGAATGATGTACGAGTAAATGGAAGCCCAGCAGCAAAGATAAAATCACTTGTAAAAGATGCTGCTAATAATTGGTCTTCTTTAGGAGATGCAGAAGTAAATATTTCGAATATTTCATCAAAAATTGCTACTAATCAAGAAGAGGAAGAGCAAATAAGTAAACTCTCTTTATATCCAAACCCAATATCAGGTTCTCGTTTAAATATCGTTTATTCTTTAAAAGAATCTTCTCAGGTCAGTATTCGTTTGTATAATGTTTTGGGCGAAGAAATTTCTATTCTTTATCAAGGAAATAGAGAAGCAGGAAATCAAAATGAAGAGTTTGAGCTTTCTAATTTGAGGTTAAAAGCAGGAACATATATTATTCGTATCTCTACAAAAGAAGGAGTAAAAACACTTCGTTTGGTTAAAATTTAAAATTAGTTCTTTTAAGTATAGAATATACGCACTTTATCTTAGAAGCTGTTTAAGAATGCAGATTTTTCCTTAGAATTGGATTTGCAAACCCAATTCTAAGGAAAAATAACCTCGCCTTTGTTTGGTGTTTTAGCGTAGCGACACCAACAAATGCACGTACGAAACCTATTCTTAAACAACTTCTTAGCTTAGAGTGCGTATTTTTTTATGAAATCTTCACGAAGAAAGTAAAAGATATTTTTTTGAATCAATTAAATAACTGACGTTATGCAGCTAGAAAGCGAAGCCCATAACTTTGTTACGGGAAAGTAAAATATGCTGTTTTCCCACGATTAAAATCGTGGATTTCGTTTTTTAATATAAAAGAATTACAGAAATTTTATTTTTGTATAATAAAGGTTATCACGGTTATTTTTGTATAACAGTCTTCCAGACTGTTGGATAGAATAAAATACTGCTTCTTATGTTCAGACAAGATGTCTGAACTACCTTAATACAAACCGTGATAAGTTGTAATGTCAGTTAAATAATAGTCATTTTCTTATCAATTTCTAATGCCATTGCTTCTTGCTGTAATTCTACTTTTAGCGTTTTGATATAATCAACTACTTCGTCAAGATATTTATTCATATCCTTTTGAGTAACATAAGTATGAACAACAT harbors:
- a CDS encoding N-acetylmuramoyl-L-alanine amidase, giving the protein MQKVIFSVVLSFILSFASLLFPTYLAAQESENKDTTTTPNLEKITFQNESRTQTSFSLSNVKSLSENQNLLFRKNKNGVTLQDIKQKGSFTTKAIEIELKNPTPFISAYTTWKGENLHDEFLTIEQRTSVDGRSWNIWEQTAFDGHVNIENHKEAKRITSVASFLPKETRFIQYRISWKIGSEQTASIEDVDVSFYSPGETPKQTLKKAKDDMTNYMQSGGCSQPPVVSRSSWGARSPRSSYSYTNVTHLVVHHAYGYDWNDGAAAVRAVQDLHQNSNGWSDIGYNYLIHKSGVIYQGRPENVIGAHFCGYNSRTQGICMLGTFTSQNPTNAAMTSLKKLLAWKADKEGINPLGSSYHYSTGGNVKNIAGHRDGGGCTSCPGNSLYSLLPTVRADVNSLIQNDCGGTPPPPPPTSDTTAPTTSISAPNSATDNFTVTFTDDDNVGVVRRFYQVLESVNAEWRGNKTKGFFNDNFGNVSIHSDYTKGLGDWEGTWWETSQGRLRQSSLSSNTAMSTELSQTQGNAYLYNFAAKVNNTSGNRRFGMHIMASSQTQRERGNSYLIWFATDANKVYIYETINNVLYNRASATLSTDNNWADYKIAYSTNSGKIEVFKNGQPVLDWTDASPLTSGSYMSFRTNGASVDFDDLKVFKSRGTSQTVFVGTTDWNDVRVNGSPAAKIKSLVKDAANNWSSLGDAEVNISNISSKIATNQEEEEQISKLSLYPNPISGSRLNIVYSLKESSQVSIRLYNVLGEEISILYQGNREAGNQNEEFELSNLRLKAGTYIIRISTKEGVKTLRLVKI